A single region of the Nocardioides aquaticus genome encodes:
- a CDS encoding type I restriction endonuclease subunit R gives MAQFNEANSVRDFVRDLVRSVDVQWLAGNELPRRTDEVMLEGPVKAALIRLNPEIAADPDKADEVIYNLRAILIAARTSPHPVVANEEFMAWLTGQKSMPFGPNGEHTTVRLINFDALEDDSSNQWVISTEVAFKQGRVEKRFDLVLWCNGFPLVVGEAKTPVRAAYTWIDGAAQVHDDYEQSVPQFFVPNVFSFATEGKDFRYGTVGMPVELWGPWREETTEDDAPAKVGLVAVGEAVEGVLRPAAVLEFLRFFTIYATDKKHKKIKIIARFQQFQATNLIVERVLLGKIKQGLIWHFQGSGKSLLMVFTALKLRAMTALTNPTILIVVDRIDLDTQITGTFNASDVPGLVSTDSRAQLQRLLSQGARKVIITTIHKFGEAPGVLDDRHNIIAMVDEAHRSQEGDYGQKMREALPNAFLFGLTGTPINKRDRNTFMWFGSPEDEGGYLSRYSFHDSIRDGATLPLHFEPRLSELHIDQEAIDTAFEELAVEERLTEADKITLSKKAASIEVLIKTPSRIAKIAADIADHFRSKVEPQGLKAQVVVYDKASCVAYKEELDKHLGPDVSTIVMSKSRGDSPNWAQWTPGAEALEQVVARFNDPADPLKIIIVTAKLLTGFDAPILHCQYLDKPLKEHTLLQAITRTNRVYPPNKTHGLIVDYLGIFDDVAKSLAFDEKSVQQLISNIEELKKQLAPAMAAALAFFPGVDRTVGGYAGLVQAQSAIADDEAKDAFGLAYSVVSQLWEALSPDPMLGQYRDDYRWLTDVYESVRPSDIAGRLVWHALGAKTIDLINEHVEVEIPQGAETIVLDAQTIEDLMTGKRKDIPIEEVEKHITARIARHLNNPVFIELGQRLNALREKYADIQQSSLDFLRELLELARDTVAAEKAAADVPREEQGKAALTELFEALKGEETPIIVENVVNRIDEVVRAVRFEGWQSTIRGDQEVRQALRRTLYVQFKIRDNDVFEKALGYVREYY, from the coding sequence ATGGCTCAGTTCAACGAGGCCAACTCGGTCCGAGACTTCGTGCGCGATCTGGTGAGGTCGGTCGACGTCCAGTGGCTAGCGGGTAACGAACTCCCGCGCCGAACTGACGAGGTGATGCTCGAGGGCCCGGTGAAGGCCGCTCTCATCCGGCTGAACCCGGAGATCGCTGCCGACCCGGACAAGGCCGATGAGGTCATCTACAACCTCCGTGCGATCCTGATCGCCGCCCGCACGAGCCCGCATCCCGTGGTGGCGAATGAGGAGTTCATGGCGTGGCTGACCGGGCAGAAGTCGATGCCGTTCGGCCCGAACGGAGAGCACACGACGGTCCGGCTGATCAATTTCGATGCTCTCGAGGATGACTCATCGAACCAGTGGGTGATCTCGACCGAAGTTGCCTTCAAGCAGGGACGCGTCGAGAAGCGCTTCGACCTGGTGTTGTGGTGCAACGGCTTCCCGCTGGTGGTGGGTGAGGCTAAGACGCCGGTTCGGGCGGCGTACACGTGGATCGACGGTGCAGCTCAGGTCCACGACGACTACGAGCAGAGCGTGCCGCAGTTCTTCGTGCCCAACGTGTTCTCCTTCGCCACCGAAGGCAAGGACTTCCGCTACGGCACGGTCGGGATGCCGGTGGAGCTGTGGGGTCCCTGGCGCGAGGAGACAACCGAAGATGATGCCCCGGCCAAGGTCGGGTTGGTCGCGGTCGGAGAGGCGGTCGAGGGGGTCCTCAGGCCGGCCGCAGTACTGGAGTTTCTCCGGTTCTTCACGATCTACGCGACCGACAAGAAGCACAAGAAGATCAAGATCATCGCCAGGTTTCAGCAGTTCCAGGCGACGAACCTGATCGTCGAGCGGGTGTTGCTCGGCAAGATCAAGCAAGGGCTGATCTGGCACTTCCAAGGGTCGGGCAAGTCACTGCTCATGGTCTTCACAGCGCTCAAGCTGCGTGCGATGACCGCGCTAACCAACCCGACCATCCTGATCGTGGTCGACCGCATCGACCTGGACACCCAGATCACGGGCACCTTCAATGCCTCCGACGTACCAGGACTCGTATCTACGGACTCGCGCGCACAGTTGCAGAGGTTGCTGAGCCAGGGTGCGCGGAAGGTCATCATCACGACGATCCACAAGTTCGGTGAGGCGCCGGGTGTGCTGGACGACCGGCACAACATCATCGCGATGGTCGACGAGGCGCACCGTTCGCAGGAGGGCGACTACGGGCAGAAGATGCGCGAGGCACTGCCGAATGCATTCCTCTTCGGCCTGACCGGCACGCCGATCAACAAGCGCGACCGCAACACGTTCATGTGGTTCGGGTCGCCCGAGGACGAGGGCGGCTATCTGTCCCGGTACTCCTTCCACGACTCCATCCGCGACGGGGCCACCCTGCCGTTGCACTTCGAGCCGCGTTTGTCGGAGCTGCACATCGACCAGGAGGCGATCGACACCGCGTTCGAGGAACTCGCAGTTGAGGAGCGACTGACTGAGGCGGACAAGATCACGCTGTCGAAGAAGGCCGCGTCGATCGAGGTTCTGATCAAGACCCCGTCACGGATCGCGAAGATCGCTGCCGACATCGCCGACCACTTCCGCTCCAAGGTCGAGCCGCAGGGGTTGAAGGCGCAGGTCGTCGTTTACGACAAGGCCTCGTGTGTTGCGTACAAGGAGGAGCTCGACAAGCACCTCGGCCCGGACGTCTCGACGATTGTGATGTCGAAGTCCCGCGGCGACTCGCCGAACTGGGCGCAGTGGACACCGGGAGCGGAGGCGCTCGAGCAGGTCGTCGCGCGATTCAACGACCCGGCCGATCCGCTGAAAATCATCATCGTCACGGCGAAGTTGCTGACGGGTTTCGACGCCCCGATCTTGCACTGCCAGTACCTCGACAAACCGCTCAAGGAGCACACGCTCCTTCAAGCGATCACTCGCACCAACCGGGTCTACCCGCCCAACAAAACCCATGGGTTGATCGTCGACTACCTCGGCATCTTCGACGACGTCGCCAAGTCGCTGGCCTTCGACGAGAAGTCCGTGCAGCAGCTGATCTCCAATATCGAGGAGCTGAAGAAACAGCTCGCGCCGGCCATGGCCGCGGCTCTAGCGTTCTTCCCCGGAGTCGATCGGACCGTCGGCGGCTACGCGGGACTCGTTCAAGCACAGTCGGCGATTGCGGACGACGAGGCCAAGGATGCATTCGGTCTGGCGTACAGCGTCGTCTCGCAGTTGTGGGAGGCGCTCAGTCCCGATCCGATGCTTGGTCAGTATCGCGATGACTACCGTTGGTTGACCGACGTCTACGAGTCCGTTCGTCCGTCCGATATCGCCGGTCGTCTGGTGTGGCACGCTCTCGGTGCGAAGACGATCGACCTGATCAACGAGCACGTCGAGGTCGAGATCCCGCAAGGCGCCGAAACGATCGTCCTGGATGCGCAGACCATCGAGGACCTGATGACCGGAAAGCGCAAGGACATCCCGATTGAGGAGGTTGAGAAGCACATCACCGCCCGGATCGCGCGCCACCTCAACAACCCCGTCTTCATCGAGCTCGGCCAACGACTCAACGCGCTCCGGGAGAAGTACGCCGACATCCAGCAGTCCAGCCTCGATTTCCTGCGCGAACTCCTGGAACTGGCCCGAGACACCGTCGCCGCGGAGAAGGCCGCTGCCGACGTCCCCCGGGAGGAGCAGGGCAAGGCGGCGCTCACTGAACTATTCGAGGCCCTCAAGGGCGAGGAAACCCCGATCATCGTCGAGAACGTCGTCAATCGAATCGACGAGGTTGTTCGAGCTGTCCGCTTCGAGGGCTGGCAGTCGACCATTCGAGGCGATCAGGAGGTCCGGCAGGCGCTGCGCAGGACGCTCTACGTCCAGTTCAAGATCCGCGACAACGACGTCTTCGAGAAGGCGCTCGGCTATGTGCGGGAGTACTACTGA
- a CDS encoding IS3 family transposase (programmed frameshift), whose product MAKAYPKEFRDDVVAVARKGQAPLSQIAKDFGISEGTLSNWLKRADVQDGHRPGLTDAERVELRETKKRIRLLEQENEVLRRAAAYLSQANLPKIVFPLVREMAATGARIRVPVAVACRVLGLSPQGYYKWLKDPVSQRDWDDAHVIDVVLGIHADDPTLGYRFVADELADVGITASENRVWRLCSTAGVFASHHRRRGKAGKPGPAVHDDLLASVDEEGRVSHDFVGATSGPNQVWLTDISEHPTREGKLYLCAVKDCYSNKIVGYSIDSRMKSGLAAAALRNAIALRSPEGTIVHSDRGSQFRSKKVVRLLKNNGLRGSMGRVGSSSDNAAMESFFSLLQKNVLDTRRWDSREELRLAIVSWIETKYNRRRRQRALGKLTPIEFEMIYAAADAA is encoded by the exons ATGGCGAAGGCATACCCGAAGGAGTTCCGCGACGATGTCGTGGCAGTGGCCCGTAAGGGTCAGGCTCCGTTGTCCCAGATCGCGAAGGACTTCGGGATCTCTGAAGGCACGCTGTCGAACTGGCTCAAGCGTGCTGATGTCCAGGACGGTCACCGTCCCGGCCTCACCGACGCTGAGCGTGTCGAGCTGCGTGAGACCAAGAAGCGGATCCGGCTGCTGGAGCAGGAGAACGAGGTCCTGCGCCGGGCAGCTGCCTATCTGTCGCAGGCGAACCTGCCG AAAATAGTCTTCCCGCTCGTCCGTGAGATGGCCGCGACCGGTGCCCGCATCAGGGTGCCGGTCGCGGTGGCGTGCAGGGTCCTGGGGCTGTCGCCCCAGGGGTACTACAAGTGGCTCAAAGACCCGGTGTCCCAACGGGACTGGGATGACGCACACGTCATCGACGTCGTGCTGGGCATCCACGCCGATGACCCCACCCTGGGCTACCGGTTCGTCGCCGACGAGCTTGCCGACGTCGGCATCACCGCCAGCGAGAACCGGGTGTGGCGACTGTGCTCAACCGCAGGGGTCTTCGCCTCCCACCACCGTCGTCGGGGTAAGGCCGGCAAGCCCGGTCCGGCTGTCCATGACGACCTGCTCGCGAGCGTCGATGAGGAGGGCCGGGTGAGCCACGACTTCGTGGGGGCGACCTCCGGCCCGAACCAGGTCTGGCTCACCGACATCTCCGAGCACCCCACCAGGGAGGGGAAGCTCTACCTGTGTGCGGTCAAGGACTGCTACTCCAACAAGATCGTCGGCTACTCCATCGACTCACGGATGAAGTCCGGACTCGCTGCCGCCGCGCTGCGCAACGCGATCGCCCTGCGCTCACCGGAGGGAACCATCGTGCACAGCGACCGAGGATCTCAATTCCGTTCCAAGAAGGTGGTTCGCCTGCTGAAGAACAACGGGCTGCGCGGCTCGATGGGCCGAGTCGGATCGAGCAGTGACAACGCAGCCATGGAGAGCTTCTTCTCGCTGCTGCAGAAGAACGTCCTCGACACCCGCCGCTGGGACAGCCGCGAAGAACTGCGCCTCGCGATCGTCAGCTGGATCGAAACGAAGTACAACCGCCGCCGTCGCCAACGAGCCCTCGGCAAGCTCACCCCGATCGAGTTTGAGATGATCTACGCAGCCGCAGACGCGGCCTGA